Below is a window of Gossypium hirsutum isolate 1008001.06 chromosome A12, Gossypium_hirsutum_v2.1, whole genome shotgun sequence DNA.
ATTCTGAAGAGATGTTCAAGCTTAGGCAAGAAACATGGGTACGACGAAGATGGACTCCCTCTTGACGTTCCCAAAGGTCATTTCGCCGTTTATGTTGGCGAAAACCGAAGCAGATACATTGTCCCTATCTCCTTCTTGACTCACCCTGAATTCCAATGCTTGCTTCAACGAGCTGAAGAAGAGTTTGGTTTTAACCACGATATGGGCCTTACCATCCCTTGTGAAGAAGTCGTTTTTCGCTCTCTCACTTCTATGCTTCGATAAACATTGATTAATGTCGTCAAACGATAGGGCTTGGCTTGGAGAATGATGGCCAAAAAGAAGCTTTCTAGCTTCTCTTTTTTTAACGTCCTTCTCTTCACCCTTCTTTTTAGGCTTTACTGTTTTGAACCCATTaacttgggttttttttttttgtgcgtGTTTAAGTAGTTAGTAGTGAATCTAACTTTGCCCAAGAATTATAAAGTTTTTCTGGGTTTAGATGAATTTGTACAAATTAAGTTTGTTTCCTGACAGATGGTGGATTAATCCTAACCCACGTGTGAGAGATGTTGAATGTTATGGAAAGCAAGAAGATATATAAATCAACCTATTTAACTTCACAACCTTCATCTCTCCTTTCTTTATTTCATCCCACagtttagttcccatgcaaattATGGGATTATTATCAGTAATAATGTCATTTGTTCGATCTGAATCCTAGTCTAATCAAGTGAAGGACATACAAGGGAAAGAAAACATGAGAATGTGAATGTGCTTCCACACTCGACAGCAACATGTGTTGTCAGAGAATGTGGGTACCTAAGCAAGTACGGATCACAAGGTTCGCTTTAGgactgaaaaaaataattataaaaaaaaaaccaatttgaaccttgatcaaataataatattctggatttgatttcattttagaaaatcaaaatattatatatcacaaataattttcttttttcaaattagaTCAATAAAATCCCTACTTTTATTCTccaatttgtgaaatttttttaagttaattaataattactTAACCATATATTAATTcatgaatttgataaatattcataagAGATTAATCGTGTCATTATCATCAATCCTTCACTACCTAATTTGGTGTATAACTTATAATAGTCTACAGTTGGTGTATATCTTAGTGAGGTGGGTAACTATCCAATGGGGTTTGCTAAGGTTAAGTCAACATTCTGTTGCATTCTTCTATGATATTTTCATTAACCTATCTATCACCTAGGTTAACTAATAGTaacaaattgaataattaatctACCCACAGTCTAAACCTATATTTAACCTACTTCAATTACTAaaccattaatacaatttctCAACCACTTGGAAAAACTAGTGCATGGTGAAATTAAAATCAACACaacatataaaagaaaacataagtGCAAAGGAAAATATTATAGAAAAgagtagaaaatttttatttgattgaaGCAAAGTTCTCTTTAATAATTTGATCCAAGAGTTGATTGAAATCCACAAGCAATTATCCAAGCAACCACTCTTGAAAGCTAGAgagaataaaattgaaaaaaaaattcttgaataGCACACACTATCCAAAGACTCAATAGCACCCTTAAACCAGCCTAAAATGTGTTATTTATACGTGTTTACATAGCATTATAGGGTTACAACACAATCTACGAAAAGATCAAAATAGCCTTGTTCCaagtaaaaaaatgaataagaaaCATCAGATGGAAACCTTTAGAGCACTGCAACCATCAAGCTAGGTGTTACAATGCCCATATTAAACTGCTCAAGCTTTAGATCTCCTTTTCTTTACATGATCATCCCACCTTCTCACTTCCACAAATCTTCATTCAAACTTGTTCTAACCTTCACCAAAGCCATATGTAGGCATGTTATGCAAATTATGCTAAATTAAGAGGGAACGCAAGAGGGGATTTCATTTAAGAAACAAACTAAACCAAGTAAAAAGAAGGTTAGAACTAGAAATGAATGTAGAAGGGGGTTTTAGATCCAATACAAATGGCATTGAAATTCCTAGACCATGTTGATGCACTAAATGTTAGACATGGTCACTAGGCTAGATCAAAAGAATGCTTCCCATGCTAACCATTGACAATGGACATAGGAGCTCATTCTTGATTGTATATGACCATTCGTAGGCATACAGGCCCATTACGGGGCGCCAGAGGCTTACTCTGGGGAATAAAGAGCCCATTTTGGCATGGAAAGGCTATCCAAATGTCATAATCAATTGTAAGTGAACACTACTTGCACTCTTACAAAATTAATAATGTGCACGTACCTTAAGCAAACACCTAATTCCTATTATCTCACAAGAAGATATGTGGCCAGCACCCAACTTGATATGTTTTCTTGGCAAGGAAAGTACTATAAATAAAAGGGTTTGCCTATTTGAACAATCATATCTCAAAACATAATACAATCAAATAAGATCTTATTCATTTAAGAGcaattttctttggttcttttTTACTATATAATTTTATACCCCTCCCTCGACCAAAATCATTACTTATCACAACAATACGTTTGTCCAAGGACATTTTTCTTCACTTTGTTTGCACTTTAAGCATACTACTTTTTATACCtagttaatttttttggttaCTTTACTTACTTCGCCCAATTACCATCTTGATCGTTGGAATGCACCTTGAAGGACAACTTTCGACACCCTTACTTCATTCGTAAAGGATCAAAATCACATCTTAAGAAAGTATCCACAATAAGGGACTATTCTTTTTATCCTTGAAACACCATTCAAGACTCTCTTTATGGAATAGACCATCTCTTGACATCTTCATCCGTCCAAGATCCTTTCCATGGGGAAAAAAGGGCATTCTTTGGTATCATTCATTAGAGATCATCCATCTAAAGGCTTTCCATGAAGGAAAGCTACCCATAGGCACCATATACGAGTAATTGCTCATCTGATATCATATTTTATGAGAAATCACATCTCCATATTGCAAGGCCAAATTCATCACCAAATCAGAATAGAAATCCTCTTTCCATTCCATCATCTTTATGAAACATGTTGTCATGCCTTCAATATCTTATCTATTTCCACCATTACACATTGTTTGTGAACTTTGGTCATTGTGGACAAAAAAATTCCTCATCTGTAATAGGTTCCGTACAAGCTTGTATCctattaaagtttatatttatcattattgtgtgttagaattaagtgacccaaattcttatttaaataaaatacgatggaaaataaaataaaagtaaaatccatatagaactagacttcttttattttattttagaataaggtttttaaaccttattaaactccatctattttatattgattaggataaggtgtttcaatcctactagaatatggctttgcaagcctataaatagacatagtctattcctcttgtatttgattcaaatttttcgacatagtgaattttcttctcctctgcccgtggttttttctcgaaagggttttccacgtaaaatttgtgtgttctttattttatttttattttattttatttttcacaaactggtatcagagcttctgggttattcatctcgatcaaggtaatggcgtctttgaagtatgaaattccgctgttggatcgcaacaccagatttgcattgtggcaaattaagatgcaagcagttcttgcacagatggatctggaggatgccgtgctagggatagataagatgccttcgacattaacagatgaagagaagaaacgtaaggatcgaaaggcattaacacaattacatctgcatttgtccaacgaaattttgcaggatgtgatgaaagagaaaactgccgctgcattatagaagaggctagaacaaatatgtatgtcgaaaactctaacaagcaagttgcatatgaagcagcgtctttatgctcatcgtttggaggaaggtgcgtctatacacgaacacttaacagtgtttaaagaaattctctcaaacttggaggccatggaggtttagtatgataaggaagatctagggttgattctattttgttcgttgcccccgtcttattcaacctttagagacacgattttatatagccgcaagtctctcacaattgatgaggtttatgattctttaacctcgtatgataagatgaagtatcttgtggttaaacccgactctcagggagagggtctcattattcgtgggagacaagatcggaatgctgatgatgatcatggtaggacacaggaacggaatcctcgtggtaaatctaagggtagatcgaagtctttaaacagaggtaaaacttgtaacttttgcaagaagaaagggcatattaaatctgagtgctatacaaaataagattaaaagggaggctgcgaatcaaaagggaaaacaaccagaaaattctggtgaagctgatgttgtagaagactacagcgatggtgaacttctagtcgcttctgtcaatgattctaaagtaagtgaggagtggatacttgattcaggctgcaccttccacatgagtcccaatcgggattggtttacaacttacgaaatagtatttgaaggtgttgttttgatgggaataatgcttcgtgtaaaatcgcaggtgttggaacaattaaagttaagatgtttgatggagttgtcagaacacttagtgacgtgtggcatgttccagaattgaaaagaaatttaatttcgttgagtactattgattcaaaagggtacagatacatagctgaaagtggggttttaaagatttccaaagggtcctttattgtgatgaaagggcagagaaagattaccaagttatatgttttacaaggttctactgttactggtgatgcagctgtcgcttcctcttccttgtcagatgatgatattactaaactttggcatatgcgcctagggcatatgagtgagaatggtatgggagaattaagcaaaagaggacttcttaatgggcaaggaatttgcaaactaaatttctgtgagcactgtgtttttgggaagcaaaagagagttcgattcactagaggaatccataacacgaagagaacgttggagtatattcattctgatctgtgggggccatccaaagtgccttcgagaggtggagctaattatatgctaacctttattgatgatttttccagaaaagtttgggcgtttttcctgaagcagaaaagcgatgtgtttttcgcatttaagtcttggaaaattatgattgaaaaacagaagggaaaacagataaaatacctccgcacagataatggcttagagtttggttctgatgagtttaatagattgtgcaagtcagaagggatcatgagacacttgacagttcgtcatactccacagcaaaacggcgttgcagaacgaatgaacaaaacgatcatggagaaggttcgatgtatgttgtcaaatgctaaCTTACCGAaggcattttgggcagaagcggcctctactgcatgttttttgatcaaccgatctccatccgttgccattgagaaaaagactccacaagaggtatggtctggtaatcctgctaattattctgatttaaagatttttgggtgtcctgcgtatgctcatgttgataatggaaaattggaaccgagatctattaaatgcatttttcttggttataaagctggtgtaaaagggtataagttatggtgtcctgaaaatagaaaagttgtgaataacagagatgttgtttttgatgaaactgctatgctacctaacttatctcttaaagactcttccaataaagaaaatcaaaagcaggtggagcatcagattagtacagagtcaactcctcaagccagaacaaaaattgagaatagagttgcttcttcaccacaatattctatcgccaaaaatagaactagaagagaaattaaacctccaaagaagtatgccgaggttgatctagttgcttatgctttaaatgtggctgaagatatagatgggaatcaagagccatctaattattctgaggcggttagctgttaAGAcccagaaaagtggatgtttgctatgcaagaagagatggaatcactccacaaaaacagaacatgggaccttatgaaacttcctaaaggtaaaaaggctgttcgttgtaaatgggtgtttaaaaagaaaaaagggactctaagagttgaagaacccagatataaagcaaggcttgttgcaaagggttacagtcaaattccaggaatggacttcacagatgtgttctctccagttgttaagcatagttcgattcgagctttgcttggtattgtggccatccataatttggagcttgagcagttagatgtaaaaactgcatttctgcatggagaacttgaggaagatatttacatgcaacaaccagagggttttatagtctcagaaaaagaggactatgtttgcttgttgagaacgtccctttacggtttgaaacagtcaccaagatagtggtacaagaggtttgattcctttatgacttctcatgatttcaaaagaagtagtttagacagttgtgtttactttaagaaaaacagtgatagttcttttgtgtatctacttctttatgttgatgacatgttgatagcagcaaaagataaaggagagataagaaaggttaaagc
It encodes the following:
- the LOC107939144 gene encoding auxin-responsive protein SAUR50, which codes for MAMRKSSKLPQTAVLKQILKRCSSLGKKHGYDEDGLPLDVPKGHFAVYVGENRSRYIVPISFLTHPEFQCLLQRAEEEFGFNHDMGLTIPCEEVVFRSLTSMLR